One part of the Bdellovibrio sp. KM01 genome encodes these proteins:
- a CDS encoding ABC transporter ATP-binding protein produces the protein MSSSEALIEIRNLEYTYPGYNKPTLVVPEFTVQKGEELFLYGPSGTGKTTLLECLSGVLVPTKGSIKVLGRDLSTMSSAERDAFRAEHMGYVFQSFNLIPYLSVIENIELPLHLSPVRKSRLGSVDTDMVIRALCGNLGIGDLLDKKVTELSVGQQQRVAVARALLGKPDLLLADEPTSALDADHREKFLKLLFDLSELYGTTVVFVSHDRGIEGLFTRSLSLESINRTAR, from the coding sequence TTGAGCTCTAGTGAAGCGTTGATTGAAATTCGTAACCTTGAGTACACTTATCCTGGCTATAACAAGCCAACTTTAGTGGTACCCGAGTTCACGGTGCAAAAAGGCGAAGAACTCTTTTTGTATGGTCCCAGTGGGACTGGAAAAACAACTTTATTGGAATGTCTTTCGGGAGTTTTGGTTCCCACGAAAGGCAGTATCAAGGTTTTGGGTCGTGATCTTTCCACAATGAGCTCCGCCGAACGCGATGCCTTTCGCGCTGAACACATGGGTTATGTTTTTCAAAGCTTCAACTTGATTCCGTATCTGTCAGTCATTGAAAACATTGAATTGCCATTGCACCTAAGTCCTGTGCGTAAGTCCCGCCTTGGTAGCGTGGATACGGATATGGTGATCCGTGCATTGTGCGGTAACTTGGGCATCGGCGATTTGTTGGATAAAAAAGTGACTGAGTTAAGCGTAGGACAGCAGCAGCGTGTTGCCGTCGCGCGAGCTTTGTTGGGGAAACCTGACTTGTTGTTGGCTGATGAGCCAACATCGGCATTGGATGCCGATCATCGCGAGAAGTTTTTGAAGCTGCTTTTTGACTTGTCTGAGCTTTATGGAACGACAGTGGTCTTTGTTTCTCACGATCGAGGCATCGAGGGCCTCTTTACGCGTTCGCTGTCGCTTGAATCAATTAACAGGACAGCACGATGA
- a CDS encoding transposase, with protein sequence MKQQTFSSLKIPWKHRYCHGGILRKSSLGRGARPLSHRDPMHLVFKVNKAAIKGGLRHSRNFSLINRLMKKYSAKFFVKVEQFSVQTDHVHLLVRGSKRSNVQSFLRVLAGQFAQRLTDTPNQKREGPSVWKYRPFSRVIKGFKPYKIVKDYIQLNEREAQGRPYSKTRLRGLSQEQLIELWK encoded by the coding sequence ATGAAACAACAAACCTTTTCCTCCCTAAAAATTCCTTGGAAGCATCGCTACTGCCACGGTGGGATTCTTCGCAAATCATCACTCGGTCGCGGTGCGAGACCTCTTTCACATCGAGATCCTATGCATCTGGTTTTTAAAGTTAATAAGGCAGCAATAAAAGGCGGACTACGTCACTCACGGAATTTTTCACTAATAAATAGGCTGATGAAAAAATATTCCGCCAAATTCTTTGTGAAAGTCGAACAGTTTTCCGTCCAGACTGATCACGTCCACTTGCTGGTGAGAGGAAGTAAACGGTCGAACGTGCAAAGCTTTTTACGAGTGCTTGCCGGCCAGTTCGCGCAAAGGTTGACCGATACCCCTAACCAGAAGCGAGAAGGACCGAGCGTTTGGAAGTATCGTCCATTTTCGAGAGTGATTAAGGGGTTTAAGCCGTATAAAATCGTCAAAGACTATATTCAACTGAATGAGCGAGAGGCCCAAGGAAGACCGTATTCAAAAACAAGACTGCGCGGCCTCAGCCAGGAACAGCTGATAGAGTTATGGAAATAA
- a CDS encoding ABC transporter permease gives MIFLNLAIKSLKNRALATTLTVISIALSVGLLLSVERAQRAAQEGFTQTISKTDLIVGARSGPLQLILYTVFNMGNATHNVSYESYQEIQKLPAVEWTIPYSLGDSHRGFRVVGTTADFFKHYHYRGDQQVSLHSGHELQDLWDVVIGAEVAHKLGYKLGDNVVIAHGVTKGEGVVKHDRRPFKIAGILNSTGTPLDRSVYVSLEGMEALHMDWQDGAVPSAAKETPAAEIKKENIKVHSITAFFVGAKSRVETLKLQREINEFKAEPLLAIIPGATLSELWQGLSYVENVLRMISWMVLAVGFMGMLIALTTTLNERRREMAILRAVGAGSQQILGLLVFESALLTIVGVVSGTVLSFILAIALKPWLENEFGLYLDGAAITGSELIYIFAAIAAGILIGLIPALRAQKQALKDGLSVRL, from the coding sequence ATGATCTTCTTGAACCTGGCAATTAAATCTCTTAAGAACCGCGCCTTGGCGACGACTTTGACTGTGATCTCCATCGCCCTCAGTGTGGGTTTACTTTTGTCCGTGGAGCGCGCGCAAAGAGCCGCGCAAGAGGGTTTTACTCAAACTATTTCTAAAACCGATTTGATTGTAGGCGCCCGCAGTGGTCCGTTGCAGTTGATTCTGTACACGGTTTTCAATATGGGGAATGCGACTCATAACGTTTCCTATGAATCCTATCAAGAGATTCAAAAGCTTCCGGCAGTTGAATGGACGATTCCATATTCGCTGGGGGATAGCCACCGTGGTTTCCGTGTGGTGGGGACGACGGCGGATTTCTTTAAGCATTATCATTATCGTGGTGATCAGCAGGTATCTTTGCATTCTGGCCACGAGCTTCAGGATCTTTGGGATGTGGTGATTGGGGCTGAGGTTGCGCATAAGCTTGGTTATAAACTAGGTGACAATGTGGTCATTGCTCACGGAGTGACTAAAGGCGAAGGCGTGGTTAAACATGACCGTCGTCCATTTAAAATCGCAGGTATTTTGAATAGTACAGGTACTCCGCTGGATCGTTCAGTTTATGTCAGCCTGGAGGGGATGGAAGCTCTTCATATGGACTGGCAAGACGGAGCCGTTCCGTCGGCAGCGAAAGAAACGCCGGCTGCCGAAATTAAAAAAGAAAATATCAAAGTTCACAGCATCACAGCTTTTTTCGTGGGCGCTAAATCCCGCGTTGAAACTTTAAAGTTGCAACGTGAAATCAATGAATTCAAAGCCGAACCGTTATTGGCAATCATTCCGGGTGCGACTTTAAGTGAATTGTGGCAGGGACTTTCCTATGTGGAAAATGTTCTGCGGATGATTTCTTGGATGGTTTTGGCCGTGGGCTTTATGGGGATGTTGATTGCTCTGACGACGACATTGAACGAACGCCGCCGCGAAATGGCGATCTTGCGTGCCGTGGGAGCGGGATCGCAACAAATTCTGGGTCTGTTGGTTTTTGAATCCGCTCTTTTGACAATTGTTGGAGTCGTATCGGGGACTGTTTTATCCTTCATCCTTGCTATCGCTTTGAAGCCGTGGCTAGAGAATGAATTTGGTTTGTATTTAGATGGAGCAGCCATCACAGGTTCTGAACTTATCTATATATTTGCAGCCATTGCCGCAGGTATTTTGATCGGCCTTATCCCGGCGCTACGTGCGCAAAAGCAGGCACTCAAAGACGGCCTCAGCGTCCGCTTGTAG
- the hisS gene encoding histidine--tRNA ligase: protein MSGKIQRVRGTRDLLPEESRVFRFVEESAYKKANLYGYGEIETPIFEFSDVFHRTLGETSDVVSKETYDFTDRGGESLTLRPEGTAGVARAFISEGMSQNLPLKFYYSGPMFRYERPQKGRYRQFFQLGAECLGYDTPHADVECIAFAWDLLKSIGISGECTLELNTLGDAESRAAYREALVQYFTAHQEQLSADSKTRLAKNPLRILDSKDEGDKKLSENAPKFQQYLNEASQKFFAAVISGIEKLGIPYKVNPFIVRGLDYYCHTVFEFTTDKLGAQGTVLAGGRYDGLVETMGGPRTPGVGWAAGIDRLADLTPKELALKKEVLVAVIGADDQGEDESVKLAHEIRSRGIKAENFLSGKMGKKMQKANNKGAHYALILGGNEVSSKTVTVKNFVTGEQSTIPRSEIATFDFKI from the coding sequence ATGAGCGGAAAAATTCAAAGAGTTCGTGGCACGCGTGATCTTCTTCCCGAGGAAAGCAGAGTCTTTCGTTTTGTCGAAGAATCAGCCTATAAAAAAGCAAATCTTTACGGTTATGGCGAAATAGAAACGCCGATTTTTGAATTTTCTGACGTATTTCATCGCACTTTAGGCGAAACTTCCGACGTTGTTAGCAAAGAGACTTATGATTTTACAGATCGCGGTGGAGAAAGCCTCACTTTAAGACCCGAAGGCACTGCGGGCGTGGCTCGCGCTTTTATTTCAGAAGGCATGAGCCAAAATCTTCCCCTGAAATTCTATTATTCTGGCCCTATGTTTCGTTATGAGAGACCACAAAAAGGTCGCTATCGCCAATTCTTCCAATTAGGCGCAGAGTGTCTAGGTTATGACACTCCTCATGCAGATGTCGAGTGCATCGCCTTTGCCTGGGACCTCCTTAAAAGTATCGGTATTTCTGGTGAGTGCACTTTGGAATTGAACACACTTGGTGACGCTGAAAGTCGCGCTGCCTACCGCGAAGCCTTGGTGCAATACTTTACGGCACACCAGGAACAATTGTCTGCAGACAGTAAAACTCGCTTGGCCAAAAATCCCCTGCGTATTTTGGACTCCAAAGACGAAGGCGACAAAAAGTTGAGCGAGAACGCGCCAAAGTTCCAACAGTATTTAAACGAAGCTTCACAAAAATTTTTCGCCGCTGTGATTTCAGGAATTGAAAAACTGGGCATCCCTTACAAAGTGAATCCATTCATCGTGCGTGGCCTTGATTACTACTGCCACACTGTTTTTGAATTCACGACAGATAAGTTGGGAGCGCAAGGAACGGTTTTGGCCGGGGGACGTTATGACGGCTTGGTTGAAACCATGGGTGGACCTCGCACACCAGGAGTGGGCTGGGCCGCAGGGATTGACCGCTTGGCCGACCTGACTCCGAAAGAATTAGCCCTTAAAAAAGAAGTACTGGTAGCTGTTATTGGAGCCGACGATCAAGGCGAAGACGAAAGCGTCAAGCTTGCTCATGAGATCCGCAGTCGCGGCATTAAAGCCGAAAATTTCTTGTCCGGTAAAATGGGTAAAAAAATGCAGAAGGCCAATAACAAAGGTGCACATTATGCGCTGATCTTGGGTGGCAACGAAGTCTCCAGCAAAACTGTCACAGTTAAGAATTTTGTGACGGGAGAGCAAAGTACAATCCCAAGATCTGAAATTGCCACTTTCGATTTTAAAATCTAA
- a CDS encoding DUF2796 domain-containing protein, with protein sequence MFKVLLFSVLALAAREQGAHAHGLATVNVAFDGKNGKIEFHAPASSIYGFEYEAKSAKDKANKEAGLKKFNDKVNDLFQFAAENKCEVKMDYNEVVQKDKHADVNAIFNVTCETAPTGTAVTFGVQKVFAHVKTVKVTVINGETQKSQEIKKSGEQVEL encoded by the coding sequence ATGTTCAAGGTGCTTTTGTTTTCAGTGTTGGCCTTGGCCGCACGCGAGCAAGGGGCTCACGCCCACGGTCTGGCGACGGTCAATGTCGCTTTTGATGGAAAAAACGGCAAAATTGAGTTCCATGCTCCGGCATCAAGTATTTATGGTTTTGAATACGAAGCTAAGTCTGCCAAAGACAAGGCTAATAAAGAGGCAGGTCTTAAGAAATTTAATGATAAAGTGAATGACTTGTTTCAGTTTGCAGCGGAAAACAAGTGTGAAGTAAAAATGGATTACAACGAGGTTGTCCAAAAGGACAAACACGCGGATGTAAATGCCATTTTTAATGTGACTTGTGAAACAGCACCGACTGGTACAGCGGTGACTTTTGGGGTCCAAAAAGTGTTTGCTCATGTGAAAACTGTGAAAGTCACAGTGATCAATGGGGAAACACAAAAGTCCCAGGAAATTAAGAAGAGCGGAGAACAGGTTGAGCTCTAG
- a CDS encoding S8 family serine peptidase, with amino-acid sequence MNKTILTLGLILATSAQGALTASTRAPFSNDTLTKYQWALQASDHRVLRDDTDIRSQEVSAIPGRSSDVQASSDGFASVMKKNIVVAVLDSGVEVQHGDLAASLYHNDKECLNGGIPYKPEADKDANGYKGDCIGWNFMVAAGAPNENNPDDDLGHGTHVAGIIAAQINNKTGVAGITNRVRILPLKVTGAADANAANSSISASTALTSRVIKALRYAIEKHVDVINISMGWPAATDSAELRQTFAQAQQAGIFIVAAAGNNNNNSFNFPCSYPGVLCVAATGIDNTLTGFSNYGGQVDISAPGEEILSTYPNVKAPMNFSVKGYELLNGTSQAAPFVSAAVAVLKGAYPGISADEIKARLFSAAQDLEKGKFTLFGTLKIQSALNMSARPVIAPDFKGLSRALFNAGEGVVQIALPIKNYWQAADAVGVTVQSLSANFSLESGASQTLSLASGEQKNLALVARIQDQSASSSVKIRVIVQTSFGARSFVHEFELSRSLKNDAAVTRLPIRLLPGTSPAVIKTTMTVNDVAGISDSPDYYFWEAKEGQLQLSILQKNGSSYQQRHIELPVGTKNILSFMKVPLANGLQGYWIGTMGLAADGKTKTMTYLLVSEDLVSQRRVITFTPETVVMDKDAVTSLQFALQSSSGLVPVFTTIGKIPKADVNPDGFQFENNSPMRRVFYLKAVQEKGAWTYQTRNFDNYQFNEGVRAALGLNFQQDLRLITMLPQSVNSLDRIRLLYAYGSQDLKRFVVVETRGEWLDQHKFELRPMDYSSSMMASGVSAPVTDLTDNVAVKNSAVSFGVFLTPIKAQNLFFDLNARVQGEFILQSSTTKDLLISLVQSFRRGAEYFTFAQSKSNLIMQVNNTNGSVRRYESSIHRATWPGISSTELLFPAVVQNGSRLSPAIYVDATQMYSNHIYFWTESDEGKLVAPAKLNLDVPSECRALTPQKFTDYKNKNFAVLMCGGNANAELRILPLTY; translated from the coding sequence ATGAATAAAACCATCCTTACTCTCGGCTTAATTCTGGCGACTTCTGCACAAGGTGCATTAACTGCGTCCACGCGGGCTCCCTTTAGTAATGACACTTTAACAAAGTACCAATGGGCGTTGCAGGCGAGTGATCACCGTGTCCTTCGCGATGATACCGATATTCGCTCGCAAGAGGTGTCTGCCATTCCAGGGCGCAGTTCTGATGTTCAGGCAAGCAGCGATGGTTTTGCTTCAGTGATGAAGAAAAACATTGTCGTGGCTGTTTTGGATAGCGGGGTGGAAGTGCAACACGGGGACCTTGCCGCCAGTCTTTATCACAACGACAAAGAATGTCTTAACGGAGGGATTCCTTATAAACCCGAAGCCGACAAAGATGCGAACGGATATAAAGGCGATTGCATCGGTTGGAACTTCATGGTGGCTGCCGGGGCTCCGAATGAAAACAATCCAGATGACGACTTGGGACACGGTACTCATGTGGCGGGAATCATTGCTGCTCAAATCAATAACAAAACGGGTGTGGCGGGGATTACGAACCGTGTGCGCATTTTACCTCTGAAAGTGACTGGTGCAGCGGATGCCAATGCCGCGAACTCTTCAATTTCCGCTAGCACAGCATTAACCTCTCGCGTGATCAAAGCCCTTAGATATGCCATTGAAAAGCATGTTGATGTGATCAATATCAGTATGGGGTGGCCAGCGGCGACAGATTCGGCGGAGCTTCGCCAAACTTTTGCGCAAGCTCAGCAGGCGGGGATTTTTATCGTTGCTGCTGCCGGAAATAACAATAACAACAGCTTTAACTTCCCGTGTTCTTACCCGGGTGTTCTGTGTGTCGCCGCGACGGGGATTGATAATACTTTAACGGGATTTTCAAACTACGGTGGCCAAGTTGATATCAGTGCTCCGGGTGAGGAAATTCTTAGTACTTATCCGAATGTCAAAGCCCCGATGAATTTTTCAGTGAAGGGCTATGAGCTTTTAAATGGAACCAGTCAGGCGGCGCCATTCGTAAGTGCTGCGGTGGCAGTTCTAAAGGGAGCCTATCCAGGAATCAGTGCCGATGAAATCAAGGCTCGCCTTTTTTCCGCAGCTCAAGATCTGGAAAAAGGTAAATTTACTCTGTTTGGAACATTGAAAATTCAGTCAGCACTAAATATGTCAGCGCGTCCTGTGATCGCGCCAGATTTCAAGGGTCTTTCGCGTGCCTTGTTCAATGCGGGCGAAGGCGTGGTGCAAATCGCGTTACCAATTAAGAACTATTGGCAGGCCGCCGACGCAGTTGGTGTGACAGTGCAATCGCTTTCTGCAAATTTTTCCCTTGAATCGGGTGCCTCCCAAACTTTGTCTTTGGCAAGTGGCGAACAGAAAAATTTGGCACTCGTGGCGCGCATTCAAGATCAAAGTGCCAGCTCCAGTGTCAAAATTCGTGTAATCGTGCAGACTTCTTTTGGCGCACGCTCCTTTGTTCATGAATTTGAATTATCCCGCAGTCTAAAAAATGACGCTGCGGTGACGCGTTTGCCGATTCGCCTGCTGCCGGGAACTTCTCCTGCCGTCATCAAAACGACAATGACCGTCAATGATGTGGCAGGGATCTCTGATTCACCAGACTATTATTTCTGGGAGGCGAAAGAAGGCCAGCTTCAACTTTCGATCCTGCAAAAGAACGGCTCCTCCTATCAACAAAGACACATTGAACTGCCAGTTGGGACAAAAAATATTTTAAGTTTCATGAAAGTTCCGCTTGCGAATGGCCTGCAAGGATACTGGATTGGCACCATGGGCTTAGCGGCTGATGGCAAAACCAAAACGATGACGTATCTTTTGGTTTCAGAAGACCTGGTATCTCAGCGCCGCGTGATCACGTTTACACCAGAGACGGTGGTGATGGATAAAGATGCTGTGACTAGCTTGCAGTTTGCATTACAAAGCTCGAGCGGTCTGGTGCCAGTCTTCACGACAATCGGTAAAATTCCAAAAGCTGACGTCAATCCCGACGGATTTCAATTTGAAAACAACTCGCCGATGCGCCGAGTGTTTTATTTGAAAGCTGTTCAGGAAAAGGGTGCTTGGACATATCAGACGCGCAATTTCGACAACTATCAATTCAATGAAGGTGTCAGAGCCGCGTTGGGACTAAATTTCCAACAGGATTTGCGCCTGATCACAATGTTACCTCAATCTGTGAACAGCCTTGATCGTATTCGCTTGCTTTATGCCTATGGAAGCCAAGATTTAAAACGCTTCGTGGTGGTTGAAACACGCGGGGAGTGGTTGGATCAACATAAGTTTGAATTGCGCCCGATGGATTACTCTTCATCGATGATGGCCAGCGGTGTTTCCGCTCCGGTGACAGATTTGACCGACAATGTCGCCGTCAAAAATTCCGCAGTTTCTTTCGGTGTGTTTTTGACACCTATTAAAGCGCAAAATTTATTTTTCGATTTGAACGCACGTGTGCAAGGTGAATTTATTTTGCAGTCATCGACCACAAAAGATCTGTTGATCAGTTTGGTGCAAAGCTTTCGCCGTGGTGCTGAATATTTCACCTTTGCACAAAGCAAAAGTAATTTGATCATGCAGGTTAACAATACGAACGGCTCTGTACGCCGTTATGAGAGCTCGATTCACCGAGCGACATGGCCTGGCATCAGCTCAACAGAATTACTATTCCCGGCAGTGGTGCAAAATGGATCGCGATTAAGCCCTGCGATTTATGTCGATGCGACGCAGATGTATTCCAATCATATTTATTTCTGGACAGAAAGTGACGAGGGAAAACTTGTCGCACCAGCAAAATTAAATCTGGATGTTCCCTCTGAATGTCGCGCACTGACGCCGCAAAAATTCACGGATTATAAAAATAAAAACTTTGCGGTGTTGATGTGCGGAGGCAACGCGAATGCAGAGTTACGCATCTTGCCTCTGACGTATTAG
- a CDS encoding DUF3299 domain-containing protein produces the protein MKNWLIPGILILAVIATVATYQRLKEGPDLGGATVDWRLLGEMDYITGKGTPELDALNEKPVRIPGFMVPLEDEQRQVVEFLLVPSSQACIHVPAPPPNQMVYVKMKKGVPAMQGPIWVYGTFKLVTKKSMYGDASFEITGEAVEPYK, from the coding sequence ATGAAGAATTGGCTTATACCCGGTATTTTAATTCTGGCAGTCATCGCCACAGTCGCTACTTATCAGCGATTGAAAGAGGGCCCTGACCTCGGAGGAGCGACCGTCGATTGGCGCCTTTTGGGGGAGATGGATTATATTACGGGGAAAGGCACTCCAGAGCTGGATGCCTTAAACGAAAAGCCGGTCAGAATTCCTGGCTTCATGGTGCCTCTGGAAGACGAGCAGCGCCAGGTGGTGGAGTTTCTGTTGGTGCCAAGTTCTCAGGCGTGCATTCACGTACCCGCTCCGCCACCGAATCAAATGGTCTATGTTAAAATGAAAAAGGGTGTGCCAGCAATGCAAGGCCCAATCTGGGTGTATGGCACTTTTAAACTCGTAACCAAGAAATCAATGTACGGTGACGCATCCTTCGAAATTACCGGTGAGGCGGTAGAGCCTTATAAATAG